In a single window of the Parvularculales bacterium genome:
- the torT gene encoding TMAO reductase system periplasmic protein TorT — protein MKKRKFRISPVALAVSAVMTMGFFNGTGANAMDWFPYSVESWNPPFNMESPRKSVDYKPLDKAKKKWEICVSFPHMKDAYWLGVNYGVASEAERLGVKMQLVEAGGYTELNTQISQIEDCVAAGADAVVIGAISFDGLNNLVSEIRGKGIPVIDVINGMSSDKLSAKSLVSFGEMGGKAGEFLAKKHSSGKKVKVAWFPGPAGAGWVEAGNTGFVDGVKGSAVEIVDTKYGDTGKEAQSALVEDALETYPDLDYIAGTAVTAEAAIPILRSRGLEGKVKVVSYYFTPGVDRGIQRGQILAAPTDSTVIQGRIAIDQAVRILEGEDYHKHVGPALYVVTTDNHGSFDKTSTLAPDGFKPIFRIE, from the coding sequence ATGAAAAAGAGAAAATTCCGTATCAGCCCAGTTGCGCTTGCAGTATCAGCAGTCATGACAATGGGCTTTTTTAACGGAACCGGTGCCAATGCAATGGACTGGTTCCCCTACAGTGTTGAAAGCTGGAATCCGCCTTTCAACATGGAAAGTCCCCGCAAGAGCGTCGATTACAAGCCGCTCGATAAAGCAAAAAAGAAGTGGGAGATCTGCGTATCATTCCCGCATATGAAGGACGCTTACTGGCTTGGCGTGAATTACGGTGTTGCATCCGAGGCTGAAAGACTGGGCGTCAAAATGCAACTCGTTGAAGCCGGTGGTTATACCGAGCTCAACACCCAGATCAGCCAGATTGAGGATTGCGTTGCCGCTGGCGCTGATGCTGTCGTCATTGGTGCTATTTCCTTTGACGGGCTGAATAATCTTGTCAGTGAGATTCGCGGCAAGGGCATTCCTGTGATTGATGTCATCAACGGCATGTCTTCGGATAAACTTTCGGCAAAATCTCTTGTCTCGTTTGGCGAGATGGGCGGCAAAGCCGGTGAATTTCTTGCAAAGAAGCATTCTAGCGGCAAGAAGGTCAAGGTCGCCTGGTTCCCCGGCCCCGCAGGTGCAGGCTGGGTTGAGGCGGGCAATACCGGCTTCGTAGATGGTGTCAAGGGTAGTGCCGTTGAAATCGTCGATACCAAATACGGTGATACCGGTAAGGAAGCCCAGTCGGCACTTGTCGAGGATGCCCTTGAAACCTATCCCGATCTGGATTACATCGCCGGCACCGCCGTGACTGCGGAAGCAGCCATTCCGATTCTGCGGTCCCGCGGACTCGAAGGCAAGGTCAAGGTGGTCTCGTATTACTTCACCCCCGGTGTTGATCGCGGGATCCAGCGTGGCCAGATCCTCGCAGCCCCGACCGATTCCACGGTGATTCAAGGCCGGATTGCCATTGATCAGGCTGTCCGAATTCTTGAAGGCGAGGACTATCACAAGCATGTCGGTCCTGCCCTTTATGTGGTGACAACTGACAACCACGGCAGTTTCGATAAAACCTCAACACTGGCACCTGACGGCTTCAAGCCGATATTCCGTATAGAGTAG